A window from Brachionichthys hirsutus isolate HB-005 chromosome 4, CSIRO-AGI_Bhir_v1, whole genome shotgun sequence encodes these proteins:
- the LOC137893374 gene encoding dynamin-1-like has translation MGNRGMEELIPLVNKLQDAFASIGQNSDQDLPQIAVVGGQSAGKSSVLENFVGTDFLPRGSGIVTRRPLVLQLITCPTEYAEFLHCKGKKFTDFDEVRQEIEAETDRVTGQNKGISPVPINLRVYSPSVLNLTLVDLPGMTKVPVGDQPADIEQQIREMIMQFVTKDNCLLLAVSPANSDLANSDALKIAKEVDAQGLRTIGVITKLDLMDEGTDARDILENKLLPLRRGYIGVVNRSQKDIDGKKDITAALQAERKFFLSHPSYRHLADRMGTAYLQKVLNQQLTNHIRDTLPALRSKLQSQLLSIEKEVEEYKNFRPDDPGRKTKALLQMVQQFAVDFEKRIEGSGDQVETYELSGGAKINRIFHERFPFELVKLESEEKTLRKEISYAIKNIHGIRTGLFTPDMAFETIVKRLIAQIKEPCQKCVDMVISELVNTVRQCTQKLAQYPMLREEMERIVTQHIRDRESRTKDQVMLLIDIELAYMNTNHEDFIGFANAQQKSSQMNKKKVSGNQDEIMVIRKGWLTINNISIMKGGAKEYWFVLTAETLSWYKDDEEKEKKYMLPVDNLKLKDIEKSFMSSKHVFALFNTEQRNVYKDYRQLELASESQEEVDSWKASFLRAGVYPERSVDKEKVEVEEASGDGHIHSLDPQLERQVEIVRNLVDSYLSIIHRTVRDLIPKTIMHLMVNNTKEFIHSDLLAQLYSCGDQNTLMEESQEQAQHRDEMLKMYHALRQGLNIIGDISTSTITTVMPPPVDDSWLQVTGMPSGRRSPMSSPTPQRRAPPGPPRPGGRAAPGHPSRPAVSPDPGPPSIPSRPNRAPPPGVPSRPTKGSPAHGESPQSSIEG, from the exons ATGGGGAACCGTGGGATGGAGGAGCTCATCCCGCTGGTCAAcaagctccaggatgccttcGCCTCCATCGGCCAGAACTCCGACCAGGACCTGCCGCAGATCGCGGTGGTGGGCGGCCAGAGCGCCGGGAAGAGCTCGGTTCTGGAGAACTTCGTGGGGAC GGACTTCCTCCCTCGTGGTTCAGGCATCGTCACTCGGCGCCCCCTGGTGCTGCAGCTCATCACCTGCCcaacag AGTACGCCGAGTTCCTCCACTGTAAAGGGAAGAAGTTCACGGACTTCGACGAAGTTCGCCAGGAGATCGAAGCTGAAACGGATCGGGTTACGGGCCAGAACAAAGGAATTAGCCCAGTGCCGATTAACCTGAGAGTCTACTCCCCCagcg TGTTGAACCTGACTCTGGTGGACCTTCCTGGGATGACGAAGGTCCCGGTGGGAGACCAGCCGGCCGACATCGAGCAACAGATCAGAGAGATGATCATGCAGTTCGTGACCAAGGACAACTGCCTCCTATTGGCTGTGTCTCCTGCCAACTCTGACCTCGCCAACTCCGACGCTCTGAAGATCGCCAAGGAGGTCGACGCGCAAG GTTTGAGGACCATCGGCGTGATCACCAAACTGGATCTGATGGATGAAGGGACGGACGCCAGGGACATCCTGGAGAACAAACTGCTGCCGCTACGGCGAG GTTACATCGGGGTGGTGAACCGCAGTCAGAAGGACATCGATGGGAAAAAAGACATCACAGCAGCCCTGCAGGCTGAGAGGAAGTTCTTCCTTTCTCACCCGTCATACCGACACCTGGCCGACCGCATGGGAACCGCTTACCTCCAGAAAGTCCTCAACcag CAACTGACCAACCACATTCGGGACACATTGCCGGCATTACGAAGCAAACTGCAGAGCCAGCTGTTGTCCATcgagaaggaggtggaggagtacAAGAACTTCAGACCCGACGACCCGGGACGCAAGACCAAGGCCCTGCTGCA gaTGGTGCAGCAGTTTGCCGTGGATTTTGAGAAGCGAATCGAAGGATCCGGAGATCAGGTGGAAACCTACGAGCTGTCGGGGGGAGCCAAGATCAACCGAATATTCCACGAACGCTTCCCCTTTGAACTGGTCAAG CTGGAGAGTGAAGAGAAGACCCTTCGTAAAGAGATCAGCTACGCTATAAAGAACATCCATGGAATCAG GACGGGCCTGTTCACACCTGACATGGCATTTGAGACGATCGTGAAGCGACTCATCGCTCAAATCAAAGAGCCGTGTCAGAAGTGCGTCGACATGGTGATCAGCGAGCTGGTCAACACGGTCAGACAGTGTACTCAGAAG CTGGCGCAGTACCCAATGCtcagagaggagatggagagaatcGTCACTCAACACATCAGGGACCGAGAGAGTCGCACCAAAGATCAG gtgatgctgctgattgACATCGAACTGGCCTACATGAACACCAACCACGAAGACTTCATTGGTTTCGCAAA CGCTCAGCAGAAGTCCAGCCAGATGAACAAGAAGAAAGTGTCAGGTAACCAG gaCGAGATCATG gtgatCCGTAAAGGCTGGCTGACCATCAATAACATCAGCATCATGAAGGGAGGAGCTAAAGAGTACTGGTTTGTCCTGACGGCCGAGACTCTGTCCTGGTACAAAGACGACGAG gagaaagagaagaagtaCATGCTCCCCGTAGACAACCTGAAACTCAAGGACATAGAGAAGAGCTTCATGTCCAGCAAACACGTCTTTGCCCTGTTTAACACTGAACAGAG GAACGTTTATAAAGATTACCGTCAGCTGGAGCTGGCTAGCGAGTctcaggaggaggtggacagCTGGAAGGCTTCTTTCCTACGAGCTGGGGTGTACCCTGAACGCTCCGTG GACAAGGAGAAG gtggaggtggaggaggcgagCGGAGACGGGCACATCCACAGTTTGGACCCTCAGCTGGAGCGACAAGTGGAGATCGTCAGGAACCTGGTGGACTCGTACCTCTCCATCATCCACCGCACCGTCAGAGACCTGATTCCTAAAACCATCATGCACCTGATGGTCAACAAT aCGAAGGAGTTCATCCATTCTGACCTGCTGGCCCAACTCTACTCCTGTGGAGACCAAAACACCCTGATGGAGGAGTCCCAGGAACAG GCTCAACACCGTGATGAAATGCTGAAGATGTACCACGCCCTGCGTCAAGGCCTCAACATCATCGGTGACATCAGCACCTCCACCATCACCACGGTGATGCCGCCGCCAGTCGACGACTCTTGGCTGCAGGTGACGGGGATGCCTTCAGGACGCAG GTCTCCCATGTCTAGTCCCACCCCCCAACGCCGGGCCCCTCCCGGACCTCCTCGTCCCGGTGGCCGCGCCGCCCCTGGCCATCCATCGCGCCCAGCCGTGTCACCCGACCCTGGGCCGCCCTCTATCCCCTCCCGACCCAACAGGGCACCCCCACCCGGAGTCCCCAG TCGTCCCACTAAAGGTAGCCCCGCCCACGGAGAGAGCCCCCAGTCTTCGATTGAAGGTTAA